Part of the Lampris incognitus isolate fLamInc1 chromosome 1, fLamInc1.hap2, whole genome shotgun sequence genome is shown below.
TCGCAAATTGTAAACGcaatctttttcttcttctccttttttagTTGCGAAAAGGAATGAGTAATAATTAAAGGACCGCGTGTCGGCAAGTCGGTAAAATGCTCAGCATCAGTAGACTGAAAACGGGGCGCTGAGTCGCGCGTCAGAGCGCAAATCAGCGGAGGCGCCACGGTGAGAGATGATGGTCCGAAATTCAGGCAGAATAAAaaccttgttttttttctgtttttgttttttgtttttgccccccccACTACAAacgaacaaaaacaaacagcGGCATTAttagtttctttctttttttcccctggacAATTGTGGAGAAGGGATGAATGGCAATTGAATGGGAGCTTCTCTCCAGTGTAAGCATTTCAGTATTTTCTGACTTTGCGCCACAAATAGACCTAAAATAGACGTGAAACTGCACGATTATTAGTGTAATTGCATCGTTGTGCAGAGAAGCAGCGCAGCAGTACTGGACTGGCAATTCTAGAACGCTTGACTTGTCGCCATCTACAGGCTGGGGGTATTATTgtggctgttttttttgtttttttttgttgaggtTTTAGTTTAGCTTAGTTTAAGTTtgatttgagaatgttgattgagcggtatagagaaagccagaaggagttacattgtgtctttgtggatttagagaaagcacgtgacagggtgccgagagaggaggcgtggtattgtatgaggaagtcaggagttgtagagaagtatgtaggaggggtgcagaatatgtatgagaGAAACGTGACcacggtgaggtgtgcggttggaatgacggatgggttcaaggtcgaagtggaattacatcaaggatcagcactgagccctttcttgtttgcaatggtgatggacaggttgacggacgagatcaggtaggagtctccgtggactatgatgtttgcagatgacattgtgatctgcagcgggagtaggttgcaggttgaggagagcctggagaggtggaggtatgcactggagagaagaggaatgaaagtcagtaggagcaagacagaatacatatacatgaatgagagggaggacagtggaatggtgaggatgcaaggagtagaggtgacgaaggcatatgagtttaaatacttttctgttcaaagtaatggggagtgcagaagagaggtgaagaagagagtgcaggcagggtggagtgggtggagaagagtgtcaggagtgagttgcgacagaagggtaccagcaagagttaaagggaaggtttacaagatggttgtgagaccagctatgttatatagtttggagacagtggcactgatgaaaagacaggaggcggagctggaggtggcaaagttgaagatgttgagattttcactgggagtgatgaaaaaggacaggattaggaacaagtatgttagagggaccgctcaggttgggcggtttggagacaaagcaagagaggcaagactgcgatggcttggacatgtgtggaggagagatgctgggtatattgggagaaggatgctgaacatggagctgccagggaagaggagaagaggaaggccaaagaggaggtttatggatgtggtgagggaggacatgcaggtggctggtgtgacagaggaagctgcagaggacaggaagagatggaaacagatgatccgctgtggcgactcctaacgggagcagctgaaagtagtactagtagtagtagtttagcttagtttaaatgtttatttgggaagggacagtacattaatcaacattcaaaacaaatgtaaatgtacccgagttagctaacaggctagtttccatcggcagtccctttgcatgatggtgttaggcatcctaggataatgaAATAGtgccaaataaataaacaaacaaaaaactaaatAAACAAGCGtgcaacatagttaatatacaatacaagaacaagagcaaacaaacaagaaaatatatacagaatatacaaatgtagaaaaagataataaagataatatagaaaataatatatataaaaaggcagacatacaacacagtgAATACGGTTAAACAACATATTAAAGGGGTGTGCGAATAGCATCAGTGTTGgcattgttggttcttaataagcaATTTCCTGACATAACACTTAAATTAATAATAGGATGGGGACCCTCTAGTTGATTGTGGTGGTGAGTTGCATTGATGTGATGCTCTAACGGAGAAGACGGCCTGACTAAATGCAGTTCTGCTGAGTGGGAGGGTGCAGGACCCTCCAGCTGCACCTCTTGTAgctctgtttgtggtagatttgaagttgatgaagctggacagaggaagaggagctaaaccatgcatgatcttatgaactaggcagacatttttgtatttgatgaggttttctCAACTAAGTAGCTCATACTTCAGAATATGGCAGTGATGAAAAGTGAATGGCTTCTTGTGTAAGGCTTTGAGTGCTTGTCCGTATAATGATTCCAATGGTTTTgatgttgtagtgtgtgtgttttttgaggTTTTGCATAATATGATGCAGGTTCAGGAACACTTTGACATTTTATTTGAAACGAAATAGGCTGTGGCATTCTATGAAGACAGTGAGTGTTAGTTTTTAGAGACGTGTTTAACTACTTATATGAATGAACCTTTCGATTTCTAAACAGCTACTGAAATGGCTTGTCATCTTTTCGCGTGCTTGTGGTTTAGTCTTCTTCTTCTACAAACCCAAAACTGAATAAAATTGGAAAACAGTGCAAACACTTCTCAGTCGGTCATGACTGAAGAGTAAGATATCCATCTTTGTTAAATGTTTGCCAATAAATTCCTTGAGGTTGTAATTAAGAGctatgcaaataaacttgacttgactaaagtTCTTGGGTAAACTCCGTGGgaatgccgtgtgtgtgtgtgtgtgggggggggggcggacacGCATTTCTATAGCCACGTTCTCCAACCTGTTCTAACAGAAGATGAGCCTTCATGTTGTGACGTGTAATACTCTGGGTGTCAGTTGTGTTATGGCCCCTATTCTCCGGAATCGAACCCGTCAACTGCTTGGAAGGCAGCTATGCTCACCACTATACCAACATCACTTGCTTTTTTTCTTAATACTAGTTTTGTGCATCTACTTGGTCTGATGTCATATCTTGTCTGGGAAAAGCAAAGGACACCGTTAACTGAGGTGAGCACTGATACACCATTTTTCACATTCTAAAGTAAAAAAATGGAACTTGACATTACTTGTAATAATCTTCTTCTAGTTAAAAATCTTCTCAATTATACATTAGTACTTGGTAGAAGAGAGATTAAAGTGTCTTGTTATACTTTTGGTAATGTCCTGCTTTAAGCTAACTTTAAGATATAGCAAATATTAGCAAACATGGCAGTTTGGGGCAACTTGTCACAGTAATTTTGGGGTAAGTTATCACATGTGACAACTTGCTCCAGCATCACCGAGACAAGTTGCCGGTATACATAGATAGACACAGAGAGTCTGCTTGTCAGTTGTCAATTTTGTGAATGTGTTTTTAAGCCCGCcgacccaaaaaaaaataaaaaatagccgcaagcggcgattaacgGGCTCCAAGCAGTATTGCAAGATAAGATCTTCAACTATAGTAATAAGATattgatatgtcagttctagcgcCCCCTATTACTTCCAAAAAATGTTGGGGTGATTGTGCGTGACAACTTTCGTTAAGTTTGAACAATCACATTGCTAGATATAGGCAATACAATCACTATGggccacaccttaaattttgattgacatgttacttCGAAATGTGACGACATATCAAAATTCTTTAGTCAACTTTTTATCAGTATTGTCTGGAGATGACGCATATCAAATTTCAtgcgaatcggatgaacagcctcaGCGCCCCGTTTTCAGTCTACTGATGCTGAGCATTTTACCGACTCGCCTACACGCGGTCCTTTAATTATTACTCATTCCTTTTCATTTTACTTAcactttcgttttttttttaaatggcgggAAAATTTGGCAGGCGGGACATTGGCGGGAATGGGTGTgttagattcgggagcttccAAGGaattagagggggggggggaaataagaaAAAGAAGGCAGGTATGAAAAGGAAGACTGCAGATGTCTCTTCATCAGATGAAGATGAGTGCCCGTGCCATGTTTATGTGGAGCCATTTGCGAGCAGCCGTCCCAAGAGAGACTTCGGTCCAGTGCATGAAATGCAGTGGGCTCATGCAGCGTGCACGCACCCCTGGCAGGGCAAGTCACGTGTGCAAGAACTGCAGTTCTGACGATGAGTCCGACTAGTGAGGTTTGAGACCTGGTGTGAGATTTGTTTGAATGCTTGAAACCTTTTATTTGAAAGTTTGTTTGAAAGGATTTTCCAGTTGTTGTAGTTGGGACTGATTCAACGGCCACATTCCAGGATGATTCAAGTTCGATGATTAatcagtttttgtttttccattgGCTGAATTTAACTTTGAGTTAAAAAAACATAACCGGTACTTCTACCTGGTTCGTGTTTCATTTGTTGCAAAATCCATTGTGACATCTTACCCCACACAGTGGGACAATGTACCTGTTGATGGGGCAATGTGTCACATGTGCACACTCACCATTTAAATGCCTATAACTGTACTGAAATAAGATATGAAAATGAAATTAATACAACATATATGCCTGGGACTTAGTTCTTTCATTTGGTGTGCAATTTTTAACAATATGATGTCTTGATCCCAAGCGCTATAAGAGTGTGGAAAGTGTGACAAGATTAACTGTTCTTATGATCTTATTAGAAAATAGCCGGAAATCATCAGATAACAGCTGGTTGTAGGCTATAAGCCATAACCAGCTAGATGAATTTTCACCGATAGCTCGCTgcccttttatttttttatatggaAGAAACGGAATTGTGGCCCTGTGACAGGATACCGTGCGCAAATATGTTCCTCATTTTTGTGGGTTTGGCCCGAACATTTAGCAAAAGAGAGTGCACGTCCGGGACGACAGTGGCTCATAGTTAGAGCAGGTCGTAACtgtggagggttgctggttcgattctCGGCTCCCCCTTGCAAAAGTGTtgatgtgtccctgagcaagacgccCAACCCCTTAACTGCCCCCGATGAGGTGGTTTTGCGCCTTGCAAGGCTGACAGGGGTGCTAATTGTAGAAGTGctgtgagtggctgttgcagctggagAAGCGTTGTGTAATCTGCAGCCCATTTAGTTCCGCGAAGTCAGACAAATCACATCAGTTATTGGACAAGGCAGCAGTCTATTTCCCTCCCACAAACAGAACTGTGCAGAACTGCCGGATGTGGGGGCCAACAGCCCCCACTGGTCCAGCTGGAGGGTGCACACACCCAGTTTTTCCCTGTATCTACATTTTTTATGTTACAAATCAACAAAAGCTACTACATTATGAGATAATTAGTCAAAGTTACTCACATTAAATGATAAAAGAGCagaaacctcacacacacacacacacacacacacttcttctgtggtattgttgtggattttcctttatccttttaatgggctcttgccccagcaacctctggggagaataatcatcggacaaatattaaagcaaacagagaatctttaatgcatctgcagatggagagacataaggccacacagaggttcgtctgtgaggatatgctctgcccctgagctggagatagtggtttctTATAGAACagcccgtcgcgtcatacactatgtttcctgcatcaactaaggtgtaatcttacaaaggaatgcaggaaacatCTTCGTTAATcgcgttctgtgcctcgtgagtgtctgtaagtctgttgcacttgtcttttgctgtaccaggccgttcctgggatgcggcaacaggGAGGCAAGCAtggtaacagttgctatgtggccccatggaaggtacgcatgagaacaatgggtatgtgtgtctgcagtgagtgagaagtttcatacacacagagaagtggagaactacagagtacatacggagtgcatttggactacattttgtactccacagtaGCAAGCCATGATGTGCATGCATCCTTTTCCTTTGCTATGAAATGCATTTAATTCCCTCCAAAAGGAATTAAAATATAAAATGGTGATGTGCTTGTCTCATTATTTGTTTAATGTATTGAGTTCCCAGATGCTATCTTGTGTTTTGctctcattttctttttctctttttctcttttggtCCCTTGTCCCCTGTCTCCCTTTCAACCTCTCTCATTCTTAGCCAGAAATGGACCAGATGACGGGCAGTGCAGGCAATAACACAAGTCATTGTCCATCCATCGATGACTTCCGCAACCAGGTTTACTCTACTGCCTACTCCATCATCACGGTATTTGGCCTGATGGGGAATGGCTTTGCCTTGGTGGTGCTGATCAGGACCTTCCGCCAAAGTTCCCCTTTCCACGTCTACATGTTGAACCTGGCTGTATCTGATATTCTGTGTGTCAGCACGCTGCCCCTTCGTATCCTCTACTATGTCAACAAAGGCCAGTGGGACTTGGGAGACTTCCTCTGTCGCATAAGCGCCTTTGCCTTATATGTAAACCTCTACTGTAGCATTTTTTTCATGGCTGCCATGTCAGTCACACGTTTCCTGGCCATCGTGTTCCCTGTACAGAATTTACGACTAACAACGATTTGCCGTGCACGcctggtgtgtgtatgtatctggaTGTTTGTCTGTATTGCATCCTCGCCTTTTCTGCTGACTGGCCAGCATATTGACCGCAAAACGGGGAAAACCAAGTGCTTTGAGCCCCCAAGTGGTCCCAACTTAAAAAATCTCCTCATTCTCAACTACCTGGCTTTTGTGTTGGGTTTTGCCCTCCCCTTCCTGATTATCCTAATCTGCTATGTTGGCATCATCCGCACCTTATTGTCCCGCAACCATAGTGCCAGGCGCAACCGGGCCAATGACACCAAGGCCATCCGCATGATTGTCATTGTCATGCTGGCCTTCCTCATCAGCTTCATGCCGTACCACGTGCAGCGCAGCATCCACCTCAGCTTCTTGTTCCAGAAAGGCAAAACCTGTGAAGAGCAGGTAGCCATGCAGAAGTTTGTGGTAGTGACACTGTGCCTGGCTGCCTCCAATTCATGCTTTGATCCACTGCTCTATTTCTTCTCTGGGGAAGGATTTCGCACCCGACTGATGACCCTGCACAAATCAACAAAGGTCAGGGGCCTGCAACAGTCTGCCAAGTTTAACACCGCTGCTGAGCCAGGCTCAAGGAAAACCAAAGAGTTAATGTGATGGGCGGTGGCTTGTTTTTAATGGGCATCAGACTGCCTAGCCCGAGTAAATATTGAAAGATGATTTCTGCCGTCACCAGTAAAGAAAATAGCGAGAGTGAGGGAGAAATGCTGGATGGAAGGAAAGGAATGGATGGAGGGGCATGTAGGCTACTCGTGTATTTCTATGGAACACTGTAACATAAAACAGATTACGCTATTCAATAACATAggcatatacactatatgtacaaaagtattgggacacctggccattacacctacaggagcttttatgacattccattctaaatccataggcattaatatggagttggtagaatcgtccaaaatgtcttggtatgctgaatcattaagaatatctagcagggaagaaatttcacgaactgacttattgcaaaggtggcatcctatgacagtaccacatttGAATTCACCGAGCTCTtcggaacgacccattctttcacaaatgtttgtaaatgcagactgcatggctagctgcttgattttatacacctgtggcaatgggtctcaatgaaacacctgaattcaatgattaagaggtgtgtcccaacacttttgtccatatagtgtatattgCTGAATATGTACTCAATCTTGTATATTACAtaatatagaatagaatagaaaaatagaCTACTATTTAGTAGTcattttatacatacatacaaaggaaatcttacctggattattgagcatcaagacatacaaatgaaatgtactctctgcgtttaacccatcctagctgtgtagcagtgGGTAgtcactgtgcagcacccggggaccaactccagttatttcttcccattgccttggtcaggggcacagacaggagtattaaccctaacatgcatgtctttttgatggtgggaggaaaccagagcgcccggaggaaacccacacagacacggggagaacatgcaagcaccacacagaaaggccctgggacggcctggggttcggatccaggaccttcttgctgtgaggcaacagtgctaaccactgggccagcatGCCGCCCAGGGAACCCTGGGAATAAGGATTTTGTGTAGATAGGAAAAAGATATATACAATGCGTTTTGAAAATGGCACCGTCCGTCCAAAGACAAATGACAGTTTGTAATGTGTGTAAATGTATTGGAGCTTATGTAGCTCGGCAAGTCTTTTAATCTGAGTTAAAATTTGAATGTAATGCTCAGCATCGCATAGTCACATCGAGGATTTCACTGAGGTGACACCTCTGGAGTTATTTACAAGTTTTGATAGAATCTACATCATACAACACACTGCTGTTATATTTTAATGCATGGGGTTTTGGGGACTCATAATTAAAGTTTCCTCAGTCAATAAATGTTGTCCTCCATTATTAATTACAGTATGACTTTCTCAATACCACTGgattatagtaataataataataaagtcatAAAGAAGAAGACTGGATTATAGTCAGGCTGTGGCAATTACATGAAGGGGCAAACTGTCCACTGGGTGTCAGTCTTGTACAGTCGTGCAAAGATATCCACTTcctctctttgtgtctttctgCCTCCCATGAGATGAATAAGAAAAATCCATTTTGTTGTTTTGACTTTTCATTTTATGAACTGGCTCTGAAGCATACAGTAAGATGTAAAAGTGCATTCACGAGTCTCCAAGAGCGACATAAATCACTATAAAATCATCACTAGCCATGCGGTTGTGAGTTGCACGGAGTCCAGAAAAAACAGCAACAGAAATATGAAATAGACTGCATTACCAGACTACAGCAGAGGAAATTTACCGTGCATCTACTAAGGGCACTGTTTTCAGACATAAATCCTGCTAACAGATCCGTTCAACATGACCCTCAGTAAGGCCCTCTGAGGGACCAGACTGTTGAGGCTAACACAGTTAATATAGAGCACATGATCTGCTCCCTCCTCTGTTCAGACAAAAAGATTCTTGTTTCTTTCTGGAAATGCACAAATCTAACAGATGGGACTTGACTGAAAGCAATGTTTGAGTACCTCGCGTTGGAGATACGGAGCTCCGGCTCCTGGCCATGGAGGAATAGAGGAAAGTCCCAACCTAAATTTCTACTCATCGGTTCCCTGCTTTGTTGACCTCGAACCTTGATAAACAATTCGTGGAAATCAGTGTGGTCAAACGTATTAGAAGAGAATAATTCCTGTAAAAGAAATCATTGCTGACATGCGTCCTCCATTTTACCGGcccgtgtgtgtgttgacccGTAGGTTTCCATTTTTTTTCAGGGCTGGTTAAACGGTTTCAGGGCCCTGTCGGGTGGTCCTTTCTTTTGATGAATCGACGTTTTTACCTTTTTCTAATCTGTGCACCTACGTGTGAACCGAGAGTTTATTGTCTTGCGAGTCTTTATTTCAGATAATCTCCTCTAACAATTCACTTTTTAGTCACACCATTCACTTTGAGAACCTTGtctataaaatacacccaaactgCGGTGTGTTATCTGTGAAATTGGCCTACAGTGTGTTATTGTGGTGTTTATCCTGACACTGTAAACGATAAAAAGAAAAGCATTTTGTAAAATAGTGTCATATTTAGATGTAAGTAGATGTGCAGTATTGTCTTATCACTCTAATGTACATGAAGACTTCTTCGCTAACTGTTTCTGAACACCATTCAGTCTGCAAACTTGTATTTTATTGGCCTTTGTGTACTCAGTCAGCCTCACGCACATAGCCTGTACAGTTCAGCCAGTCTCTGTGACGGCTCGGGCAGGCTTGGAAGGGGAAAACGAGGGCATTGTCCTCTGATGTCCTACAAATGCAATCATGGTTTAGTCTCGGCGGGCTTCACATTCTCATGATGAAAAACAGAACAGCACACGATGACAGACAACACCCTCCCCCCTTAATACCCTCGACTTGGATgtggaaaaactccacagaaaaacCTTTCGGGATGAAAACGGGTGAACCCAAAAGAAGACAACTGATGGAGGGATGACCTCGTCAGGACAGATCGGTGCAGAGCAGAACCCAGGCGGCGCGAGGTAGACCATGCACTGGCAgatttagaaaaagaaaaaaaaaaggaaagaaaaagacttAATGAAAGTTTTTAGTGGCCGACTGAGATGGCGATGCACACAGAAGCATGTCAGTCATGTTTCCCAGACTTCACCATGTAGCAGTCTGCGGTCAAACCAGCCGCCACCTTATTTCCTCCAGCACGTACATGTGTTGTGCGATTGCTGCCTTAGTTAtcgttgctattattattattattattattattatcacggcgagccggcatggaagaggtaacgctctctctctctttgtttttttttttttggatttcctccccttttctccctaattgtacttggccaattaccctatttttccgagctgtcccggtcacttctccaccccccccccgccgatccgaggagggctgcagactaccacatgcctcctccgatacatgtggagtcacagtaAGCGCAACTTGGGGGAGATGTGCACTGATAGCGCATGGGTTGCTACTGTCACTCCCGGCCCCAACAACAGGCGGAGCAAGGGGGCGGTATGGGGAGTGCCTGTCCTGGAACAGCACCACCATGCGCCCCTGGCCGGGCATGCGCACCCAGTACATTACTTAACCAGGTCACTGCTAGTGGATGGGAAGCTTGGGTGAAAGCCCTTTCTTGCGAacgggacaatacacccataacttgtccccttgcatgaaggcctgcccaaggcaccgtgtgtcataggccctcttctgccacACTCCATAGCCGGCTCGGGCCTGGCGGGTGCAGGAATCGCAGCAGTGCATGTGCAGCTCCATGTCTCgtcgacagccaggccagtagaaccaccGCCTGGAGGCGGTAGAGGGTCTTGGCATTCccgttgtgcccccccccccagcgagcTATGGACcttctggagaacctggggatggACCATACGGCCCACCAATAGCTGCAGGTGGTCGTTCTCTTGTCTGGGAGCCTGCCACCTCCGGTATGCCCCTCAATGGGAGCTCAAAGTTtccccattgagagtggtaggcctttacctcgggcCCCAGCGCTGACACCTCCGTCCACTTGGGGTGCTGCCCCGTCTCCAGCCAACCCCTCACCAGTGCCAGGGTcatgtctgcctcctgctgctgcctcagttgctacGTGGTCAACGGGAACCACCTTTCCTCATTGCTGGCGGTCTGGATGGCCACCACCGTCTGGTCCTGTTCCTCTTGCCGCTGGTAGTATCGATACTCCAATGCTGCATTGGGGCTCTGTGGTGAGTGGCACCTGCTCGGCGACTGGCTTGCTGGTCCCTGAGACAGCTCCTCCTCAGGCCGGATCAGAGCGCCATGTTTTTCTTGCCAAGGGTGACGGTTGCCTCCGATACATTAACACGGGCTCCCTAGCAGGTCAGCATGTCCAGGTCGATGATGCATGGGTCTTGGATGTTGGCGAGCCAGAACTCGTGtgccagctcctggtctccagcccggactcgcagtgacttcttccctctcatgccagctTTTTCTTCTGTCACcatcatcagctgggtgttggttggtgaaAATGCCAGGTCACACCAGGGAAATAGTAGACTCTGTCTACCAGGGCCTGGGAGGATGTACCATCGAGTTGGCAGTCCAGATACAGTCCGTTGGTGTGACCTAGACAGCCAACCAGCGTGCATTggccttgaaggggggctggagactggagtggcggTCCCCTCACTAAACCACTCTGCTGTCATTTCCCCACCGGCTGGGTGACTCTGACTTTTGGTGCCGGTGCTGGGTgctatgtgaccaggctcgtCCCACTGGTAACAGCAGTCAGTCAGCTGGGGTGGATGTcacctggatgttggaggccGTCGCcaagactgctgtggtggaagctgAACTTGGTAGATCTCTTCTACCTCTTCATCATAGTCGACCAACCTGACGTGCGGTCGGAGAGTGGGGGCCTTCTGCTGGGTAAGCCACGTGGAGAGTACCGTCTCGGCCTGTTCAGCTTTgcagagagcctcgctgagggATTGAGGAGAGGCAGATATGCTGGTGCAACCACTCTGGCATGAGCCCTTGCAAGAAAGTGtggagggccagctcctcttgggtgCCTGCGTTGAACTGTGGGTAACCATGTCAGGCGTGGAGCTGCACATCTGTGGCGAAGGTACCCAGGCTCTCCCCCTTGGCAGCAGCGGCTGGCTtgctgctctggtcagtgaaagGTCATTGCCCAAATCGCCCCTCCAGTGCCATGGTTGGGGCCTGGAGGTCCCACTGCTCTGCTGGGGCTAGGTCGAGGTACACCCGCAAAGCCTTTCCTTCTAATGCCAAAGCCAGGTGGATGGCAGCTTCTTCGTTCTCTAATTGGACTTAAGAGAGGTACagctctagctgtgtcatcccgTTGTGCTTaggcagcttggctggtgttctatgcGCAGCATCCCTCCCGGTCGCTAGGGGGCGGTCAGTGGCGGCGGGCAGCAGGCGTTCAAtcaatcatcaatcaatcaatcaatcaatcaatcaatcaatcaatcaatcaatcaat
Proteins encoded:
- the cysltr1 gene encoding cysteinyl leukotriene receptor 1 encodes the protein MDQMTGSAGNNTSHCPSIDDFRNQVYSTAYSIITVFGLMGNGFALVVLIRTFRQSSPFHVYMLNLAVSDILCVSTLPLRILYYVNKGQWDLGDFLCRISAFALYVNLYCSIFFMAAMSVTRFLAIVFPVQNLRLTTICRARLVCVCIWMFVCIASSPFLLTGQHIDRKTGKTKCFEPPSGPNLKNLLILNYLAFVLGFALPFLIILICYVGIIRTLLSRNHSARRNRANDTKAIRMIVIVMLAFLISFMPYHVQRSIHLSFLFQKGKTCEEQVAMQKFVVVTLCLAASNSCFDPLLYFFSGEGFRTRLMTLHKSTKVRGLQQSAKFNTAAEPGSRKTKELM